Proteins encoded within one genomic window of Pectobacterium araliae:
- the folB gene encoding bifunctional dihydroneopterin aldolase/7,8-dihydroneopterin epimerase, producing the protein MDIVFIEELTVITTIGVYDWEQTIQQKLVFDIEMGWDNRQAAASDDVNDCLSYADVSDAVIAHVANQRFALVERVAEEVAHMLMLRFSIPWLRIKLSKPGAVAQARQVGVIIERGTR; encoded by the coding sequence ATGGATATCGTATTTATTGAAGAACTTACTGTAATCACTACCATTGGTGTTTACGATTGGGAACAGACCATCCAGCAAAAACTGGTGTTCGATATCGAAATGGGCTGGGATAACCGTCAGGCAGCCGCCAGTGATGATGTTAATGACTGCCTGAGCTATGCCGATGTTAGCGATGCGGTGATTGCTCATGTGGCAAACCAGCGTTTTGCTCTGGTGGAGCGTGTTGCTGAAGAAGTCGCACACATGCTGATGCTGCGCTTCTCCATTCCCTGGTTGCGCATCAAGCTTAGCAAGCCGGGCGCGGTGGCGCAGGCACGTCAGGTTGGTGTGATTATTGAGCGCGGTACGCGATAA
- the plsY gene encoding glycerol-3-phosphate 1-O-acyltransferase PlsY, giving the protein MSVTALGMMLIAYLCGSVSSAILFCRIAGLPDPRQHGSGNPGATNVLRIGGKAAAATVLVFDVLKGMLPVWAAYALGVAPLYLGLTAIAACLGHIYPVFFHFRGGKGVATAFGAIAPIGWDLTGLMTGTWLLTVLLSGYSSLGAIVSALIAPFYVWWFKPQFTFPVAMLSCLILMRHHDNIQRLWRGQESKIWHKLRKKKQPEDEQTSPDE; this is encoded by the coding sequence ATGAGTGTTACCGCGCTTGGTATGATGTTAATCGCGTATCTGTGTGGCTCTGTTTCCAGTGCGATTTTGTTTTGCAGAATTGCTGGGCTGCCCGACCCGCGTCAGCATGGTTCTGGCAATCCCGGAGCCACTAACGTATTGCGTATTGGCGGCAAAGCAGCCGCCGCAACCGTGTTGGTGTTTGACGTACTGAAAGGGATGTTGCCAGTCTGGGCAGCTTACGCGCTGGGCGTTGCCCCGCTGTATCTCGGATTAACCGCCATCGCTGCCTGCCTCGGCCATATCTATCCCGTCTTTTTCCACTTTCGCGGCGGCAAAGGTGTGGCAACCGCTTTCGGTGCTATTGCACCAATCGGCTGGGATCTGACGGGTTTGATGACCGGCACCTGGCTGCTTACCGTTCTGTTAAGCGGCTACTCCTCACTCGGTGCCATCGTCAGTGCGCTCATCGCACCATTTTACGTCTGGTGGTTCAAACCACAGTTTACCTTTCCCGTTGCGATGCTCTCTTGTCTGATACTGATGCGTCACCACGACAATATTCAACGCCTGTGGCGCGGGCAGGAAAGTAAAATCTGGCATAAGCTACGCAAGAAAAAACAGCCAGAAGACGAACAGACATCACCCGATGAGTGA
- a CDS encoding methyl-accepting chemotaxis protein has translation MLRNITIKTSLIALLGMMVLLLLLVCGIGITSINQGITSLTTIDKIQGKEVTALAGSYTASLRARTGAALAARQMENGLTDLANASVARAEAYTALSHKEMDRFLSYGTVTERGARMAAEVKSNYEQYMNLGVQPMVDALKRGDINAYYALLQDVLPPLSVKMDKVANEFRDFGLEVGKNMLTEAENFAFERLTIIGIACIVVLLLVLAAWIALKRSILSPLEETVAQLEFIARGDLTQRIIDGGNNEIGRLIQAMQAMQSSLATAVGRVRDAGMQIDVGTRELSSGNTHLAARTEESASSLEETAASMEQLTATVTLNAESAEQAHTLAQNVSDIANKGSETVGNMIEKMQMISSSSARIGDILAVIDGIAFQTNILALNAAVEAARAGEQGRGFAVVAGEVRNLAQRSAQSAKEIKTLMEESQSRVSEGTVMAKMAGETMDDVSDAVARVTSLMREISTATREQSNGIGQVNLAVSQMDEVAQQNASLVEESAAATRSLEDQARLLAESMAQFKVQSQEFAAIGQF, from the coding sequence ATGTTAAGAAATATCACAATCAAGACGAGCTTAATTGCTTTGTTGGGCATGATGGTACTGCTCTTATTACTCGTATGCGGAATTGGCATCACCTCAATCAATCAGGGGATTACATCGCTTACGACCATCGATAAGATTCAGGGCAAAGAAGTGACGGCGCTGGCAGGAAGCTATACGGCCTCGCTGCGTGCCAGAACAGGGGCGGCATTGGCTGCTCGTCAGATGGAAAACGGACTGACCGATTTGGCGAATGCGTCAGTGGCGAGAGCAGAAGCCTACACGGCACTTTCCCACAAAGAAATGGATCGCTTTCTTTCCTACGGCACGGTAACGGAACGCGGTGCCAGAATGGCGGCAGAGGTTAAAAGCAACTACGAGCAATATATGAATCTTGGCGTTCAGCCGATGGTCGATGCACTGAAACGCGGTGATATTAATGCCTATTACGCGCTATTGCAGGATGTACTGCCGCCGCTCAGCGTTAAGATGGATAAGGTAGCGAATGAATTCCGCGACTTTGGCCTGGAAGTAGGGAAAAACATGCTGACAGAGGCTGAGAACTTTGCGTTCGAGCGCCTGACGATCATTGGTATTGCTTGTATCGTCGTTCTGCTGTTGGTGTTGGCTGCCTGGATTGCGCTGAAGCGTTCTATTTTGTCTCCGCTTGAAGAAACCGTCGCGCAGTTGGAATTTATCGCCCGTGGTGATTTGACCCAGCGCATCATCGATGGCGGCAATAATGAAATTGGCCGCCTGATTCAGGCGATGCAGGCAATGCAATCTTCGCTGGCTACCGCTGTGGGACGTGTCCGCGATGCCGGTATGCAGATCGACGTCGGGACCCGCGAGTTGTCATCTGGCAACACTCATCTGGCTGCTCGGACGGAAGAGTCTGCCTCATCGCTGGAAGAAACCGCAGCCAGTATGGAACAGTTAACCGCTACGGTGACACTCAATGCTGAAAGTGCGGAACAAGCCCATACGCTGGCGCAAAATGTCTCTGACATCGCCAATAAAGGCAGCGAAACCGTGGGTAATATGATCGAAAAAATGCAGATGATCTCCAGCAGTTCCGCACGTATCGGCGATATTCTGGCGGTGATTGACGGCATCGCATTTCAGACCAATATTCTGGCACTGAATGCGGCGGTTGAAGCGGCGCGAGCAGGGGAACAGGGGCGCGGGTTTGCTGTGGTCGCGGGTGAAGTCCGTAATCTGGCGCAGCGCAGTGCACAATCAGCGAAAGAGATCAAAACACTGATGGAAGAATCCCAGAGCCGCGTCAGTGAAGGCACCGTTATGGCAAAAATGGCGGGCGAAACGATGGATGACGTTTCTGATGCGGTGGCGCGTGTGACATCCCTGATGCGTGAGATCTCAACGGCAACGCGTGAGCAGAGCAATGGGATTGGGCAAGTGAATCTGGCGGTATCGCAGATGGATGAGGTCGCACAGCAAAATGCGTCTCTGGTTGAAGAATCTGCGGCAGCTACGCGTTCATTAGAGGATCAGGCGCGTTTGCTGGCAGAAAGCATGGCACAGTTTAAAGTCCAGTCGCAGGAGTTTGCCGCTATCGGCCAGTTCTAA
- the ppa gene encoding inorganic diphosphatase — MSLNDVPAGKDLPEDIYVVIEIPANADPIKYEIDKDTGALFVDRFMSTAMFYPCNYGYINHTLSLDGDPVDVLVPTPYPLQPGSVIRCRPVGVLKMSDEAGEDAKLVAVPHSKLTKEYDHIKDVNDLPELLRAQIGHFFEHYKDLEKGKWVKVEGWDNAAAAKAEIIASFERAKNK; from the coding sequence ATGAGTCTGAACGATGTTCCGGCAGGTAAAGATCTGCCAGAAGATATCTATGTAGTGATTGAAATTCCCGCGAATGCCGATCCGATCAAATATGAAATTGATAAAGATACCGGTGCACTGTTTGTAGACCGTTTCATGTCTACCGCTATGTTCTACCCATGCAACTATGGCTACATCAACCACACGCTGTCTCTGGATGGCGACCCAGTTGATGTGCTGGTTCCGACCCCCTATCCGTTACAGCCGGGCTCCGTGATCCGTTGCCGTCCTGTTGGCGTACTGAAAATGAGCGATGAAGCAGGTGAAGATGCCAAGCTGGTTGCCGTTCCGCACAGTAAGCTGACCAAAGAATACGATCACATTAAAGACGTTAACGACCTGCCTGAACTGCTGCGCGCACAGATCGGCCACTTCTTTGAACACTACAAAGATCTGGAAAAAGGCAAGTGGGTGAAAGTTGAAGGTTGGGATAACGCTGCTGCGGCGAAAGCCGAAATCATTGCTTCCTTCGAGCGTGCAAAAAACAAATAA
- a CDS encoding gamma-glutamylcyclotransferase family protein, translating to MRIIVYGSLRRKQGNSHWMTNAQWLGDCQLAGFELYDLGHYPAVVPGNGEIHCEVYRISSSILTELDALKRDGHEYQRELISTPLGSAWIYLYKHSTEGLTRIASGDWLKRDEEA from the coding sequence ATGCGAATTATTGTTTACGGCAGTTTACGACGCAAACAGGGAAATAGTCATTGGATGACGAATGCGCAATGGTTAGGGGATTGTCAGCTCGCCGGTTTCGAGCTGTACGATCTCGGCCATTATCCGGCAGTCGTCCCCGGAAATGGAGAAATCCATTGTGAGGTTTACCGCATCAGCTCGTCGATACTGACGGAGCTGGATGCCTTAAAGCGGGACGGCCATGAATACCAGCGAGAGCTGATTTCCACGCCTCTAGGCAGTGCCTGGATCTACTTATACAAACACTCGACTGAAGGGTTAACGCGTATTGCCAGCGGCGACTGGTTGAAACGTGATGAAGAGGCTTGA